A stretch of the Vibrio aquimaris genome encodes the following:
- a CDS encoding TlpA family protein disulfide reductase, with protein MVKLLAMVLVICTPFTTFAFQEGETLTESASNELKLDPNRLTIVDFFAEWCVSCRHELPVVNQLYGELSGTGVTFVGVDVDEDIEVGLEFQKSLGLNFPVVNDPKQQLIALFKPVGMPALYYVYQGQVVKVRFGAITDIRSVILDDLAQMGVKL; from the coding sequence ATGGTTAAGCTATTGGCTATGGTGCTCGTTATATGCACACCTTTTACCACATTTGCATTTCAAGAAGGGGAGACACTGACAGAGAGTGCTTCGAATGAATTAAAGCTGGATCCTAATCGACTGACTATTGTCGATTTCTTTGCCGAATGGTGTGTGTCTTGTCGCCATGAATTACCAGTCGTTAATCAGTTATATGGAGAGCTATCTGGGACAGGCGTTACTTTTGTGGGCGTCGACGTTGATGAGGATATTGAAGTCGGACTCGAATTTCAAAAGTCTCTAGGGCTTAATTTTCCTGTGGTCAACGATCCAAAGCAGCAGCTAATCGCACTATTTAAACCTGTAGGGATGCCCGCTCTGTATTACGTATACCAAGGACAAGTGGTGAAAGTTCGTTTTGGCGCGATCACGGATATTCGTAGCGTTATTTTAGATGACTTGGCCCAAATGGGAGTCAAGTTATGA
- a CDS encoding FAD:protein FMN transferase, with amino-acid sequence MNSNLPFIHRFQAMTVVCEVQIYGTADAKSVAAMIESNTRRLEEKYNFYSQSSWLNQVVNQRKTSTVTLDDESYTVFEVVRRLVDGTKGIFDPTVGTVKSLINKTPELDKSTAYESVKHFMGPQAWSLAEHTLTAPAFETQFDLGGVIKEFAVDQAINIAQSLGVSSALVNFGGDIRALGQKPDGSAFNVAVRNPNNKSEPWFSLPLVNAALTTSAHYERSFQFADQQSSHILSRYGTHPNVLSVSVLAPTALEAGALSTALTIDPKLEVPSDVGVVFIDDQLSIHQDTGFVAC; translated from the coding sequence ATGAATTCTAATCTTCCTTTTATACATAGGTTTCAAGCCATGACAGTGGTGTGTGAAGTCCAGATATATGGCACTGCTGATGCGAAAAGTGTCGCGGCGATGATCGAATCCAATACCCGACGATTAGAGGAAAAATATAACTTTTATTCACAGTCATCATGGCTTAACCAAGTTGTTAATCAGCGTAAAACCTCTACCGTAACCTTGGATGATGAAAGCTACACAGTGTTTGAAGTCGTTAGACGTTTAGTCGATGGAACCAAAGGGATCTTTGATCCAACGGTTGGGACAGTTAAGTCGCTAATCAATAAAACTCCCGAACTGGATAAATCTACGGCTTATGAAAGTGTTAAACACTTTATGGGGCCTCAAGCTTGGTCTTTAGCAGAACATACGCTCACTGCCCCAGCATTCGAGACTCAGTTTGATCTTGGTGGGGTGATTAAGGAATTTGCCGTTGATCAAGCAATTAATATCGCTCAGTCACTGGGTGTATCATCAGCATTGGTTAATTTTGGCGGAGACATTAGAGCCTTGGGTCAAAAGCCAGATGGCTCTGCGTTTAATGTGGCGGTGAGAAACCCAAACAATAAAAGTGAGCCGTGGTTCTCTTTGCCATTAGTCAATGCGGCGCTAACCACTTCGGCTCATTATGAGCGGAGCTTCCAATTTGCCGATCAGCAAAGCTCGCATATTTTATCTCGATACGGAACACACCCTAACGTACTCTCAGTCAGTGTATTGGCTCCGACAGCCCTTGAGGCCGGGGCATTGAGTACTGCACTCACTATCGATCCCAAACTAGAAGTACCAAGCGACGTTGGGGTCGTATTTATTGACGATCAATTATCCATCCATCAGGACACGGGGTTTGTCGCATGCTAA
- a CDS encoding DUF4266 domain-containing protein — translation MRLSIVISTLLLTPAVFGAAPKLDLSHLGKKSAVENEPSVQQKTVEEEIISSQVYTSGRSEVGVRRNIELVKPKAENLNLPKLTPKAETNDTSALAFVDEALGIEAVKPWQKGTLAKKEMKPGGPVPEFDLFSEKVFSYKQGSVGGSGVGGGGCGCN, via the coding sequence ATGAGGCTAAGCATAGTGATCTCAACTCTTTTGCTTACTCCAGCTGTGTTTGGCGCAGCGCCCAAACTCGATTTGAGTCATTTGGGTAAAAAAAGCGCTGTGGAGAATGAGCCTTCAGTGCAGCAAAAGACGGTTGAAGAAGAGATTATCTCAAGTCAGGTATATACCAGTGGCCGTTCTGAAGTTGGGGTTCGGCGCAATATTGAATTGGTGAAACCAAAGGCAGAGAATTTAAATTTACCCAAATTGACACCCAAGGCAGAGACCAATGACACCTCCGCCTTGGCTTTTGTCGATGAAGCGCTTGGTATTGAGGCGGTCAAACCCTGGCAAAAAGGGACACTTGCTAAAAAAGAAATGAAGCCCGGTGGGCCGGTACCTGAATTCGACTTGTTTTCTGAAAAAGTCTTTTCGTACAAACAAGGCTCAGTGGGTGGCAGTGGCGTCGGTGGCGGCGGTTGCGGTTGTAACTAG
- a CDS encoding DUF3570 domain-containing protein, which produces MKKLPITLLGAAAVANNVMAEDHISVHYLNYQEYDDKVKAGDSIVSIEKSIGLDWTMNLELGYDTVSGASPSWGPTTPIASVADANNRALKTQQAQGMTDQVIRAGYDPNSSNYKVQKYELEDTRQSINGIVTYRDELRNEWTFGGNYSTEEDYRSLGVNAKGLIYADSQKNRSYSLGMSALFDETMAFGKYETTGNSQAWEDIFTANLEAGLSQTFTPNYYMILTAYAGYRSGYLSNHYLTVLREVDIDGNGSIGSDEVFLGQDSRPDKRVSGGVNIQAFWSLSESIVLRPRYKFFNDDWGVSSHQLGGKFSWQLNSWLTLAPGYFWYTQSAADFYRDTDGSDPTFASTGYATSDLRLGDFTANSYELGASVKLHKTLRLNLLGAYYEQSNGFEAEWWAVGATYEF; this is translated from the coding sequence ATGAAGAAATTACCTATTACTCTGCTTGGTGCAGCGGCTGTGGCCAATAATGTAATGGCTGAAGATCATATTTCAGTACACTACCTGAATTACCAAGAATACGATGACAAAGTGAAAGCCGGTGACAGTATTGTTTCGATTGAAAAAAGCATTGGTTTGGATTGGACAATGAACCTTGAACTGGGTTATGACACTGTCTCTGGGGCATCGCCATCATGGGGGCCAACAACACCGATTGCGAGTGTGGCGGATGCAAATAATCGAGCACTCAAAACTCAGCAAGCACAGGGGATGACAGACCAAGTTATACGTGCAGGTTATGATCCAAACAGCAGTAACTACAAAGTGCAAAAGTACGAACTAGAAGACACTCGTCAATCAATAAATGGTATCGTCACTTATCGAGATGAGCTGCGCAATGAATGGACTTTTGGTGGTAACTATTCCACCGAAGAAGACTATCGAAGTCTTGGTGTGAATGCCAAAGGGTTAATATATGCTGACTCCCAAAAGAACCGCTCATACAGTTTGGGTATGTCAGCTTTGTTCGATGAGACCATGGCATTTGGTAAGTATGAAACTACGGGAAACTCGCAAGCTTGGGAAGATATATTTACTGCCAACTTAGAAGCTGGATTATCACAAACTTTTACGCCTAATTACTATATGATTTTAACGGCTTATGCGGGATATCGCTCCGGATATTTGAGTAACCATTACTTGACCGTCCTAAGGGAAGTAGATATTGATGGCAATGGTAGTATAGGCTCTGATGAAGTCTTTCTGGGGCAAGACTCGCGTCCAGATAAACGCGTGTCTGGTGGTGTAAATATTCAAGCTTTCTGGTCCCTGTCTGAGTCGATTGTGCTGCGTCCGCGTTACAAGTTTTTCAACGACGACTGGGGCGTTAGCTCGCACCAGCTTGGGGGTAAATTTTCTTGGCAGCTAAATAGTTGGTTAACATTAGCACCTGGATATTTTTGGTACACACAATCGGCGGCTGACTTTTACCGTGACACTGATGGAAGTGATCCAACTTTTGCATCAACAGGATATGCGACATCGGATTTGCGTTTGGGAGATTTTACCGCTAACTCGTATGAACTTGGTGCGAGCGTAAAGCTGCATAAAACGCTACGCTTGAATCTTTTGGGTGCTTATTATGAGCAATCCAATGGCTTTGAAGCCGAGTGGTGGGCGGTTGGAGCAACTTATGAATTCTAA